In Stenotrophomonas sp. ASS1, the following proteins share a genomic window:
- a CDS encoding benzoate/H(+) symporter BenE family transporter, translating to MLVGFASSAVIVFQAAQAVGANQAQIASWMWALGLGMGVTCIGLSLRYRVPVVTAWSTPGAAMLVVGAGGASLAEATGAFLLAAVLGMLAGFSGIFARLMQRVPMALAAGMLAGVLLRFGLDVFVAMNTQLVLALAMFATWLGGRRLFPRYAVIATLLVGIAVAASRGLLHAQQVQLQLAVPQWVTPSLSWTAVAGIALPLFVVTMASQNIPGVAVMRASGYDAPVSPLIGWIGVVNTLLAPFGAYALNLAAITAAICMGRDAHEDPARRYTAAMAAGAFYIVVGLFGATVAALFAAFPKELVACVAGIALFGTIANSLASALAVERDREAALVTFLVTASGVSLAGIGSAFWGLVAGALCLLVLRPRQAG from the coding sequence GTGCTGGTCGGCTTCGCCAGTTCGGCCGTCATCGTGTTCCAGGCTGCACAAGCCGTCGGTGCCAACCAGGCACAGATCGCCTCATGGATGTGGGCACTGGGACTGGGCATGGGTGTCACCTGCATCGGGCTGTCGCTGCGCTATCGCGTGCCGGTGGTGACCGCGTGGTCAACCCCGGGCGCGGCGATGCTGGTGGTCGGTGCAGGCGGTGCCTCGCTCGCTGAAGCCACCGGTGCATTCCTGCTCGCTGCGGTGCTTGGCATGCTGGCAGGCTTCTCCGGCATCTTCGCCCGGTTGATGCAGCGGGTGCCGATGGCGCTGGCCGCCGGCATGCTGGCCGGGGTGCTGCTGCGCTTCGGCCTGGACGTGTTCGTGGCCATGAACACCCAACTGGTACTGGCGCTGGCCATGTTCGCCACCTGGCTGGGCGGACGCCGCCTGTTCCCGCGCTATGCGGTCATCGCCACCCTGCTGGTCGGCATCGCGGTGGCGGCCAGCCGTGGCCTGCTGCACGCACAGCAGGTGCAGCTGCAACTGGCGGTACCGCAATGGGTGACCCCATCCCTGTCCTGGACTGCAGTGGCTGGCATCGCCCTGCCCCTGTTCGTGGTCACCATGGCCTCGCAGAACATTCCGGGCGTGGCGGTGATGCGCGCATCCGGCTACGACGCCCCGGTGTCGCCGCTGATCGGCTGGATCGGTGTAGTCAATACGCTGCTGGCACCGTTCGGTGCATACGCACTGAACCTGGCGGCAATCACCGCAGCGATCTGCATGGGCCGCGATGCGCATGAGGACCCGGCACGACGCTATACCGCAGCGATGGCGGCCGGCGCCTTCTACATTGTCGTCGGGCTGTTCGGCGCCACCGTGGCCGCACTGTTCGCGGCGTTCCCGAAAGAGCTGGTGGCCTGCGTGGCCGGTATCGCGCTGTTCGGCACCATCGCCAACAGCCTGGCCAGTGCGCTGGCAGTAGAGCGGGACCGCGAGGCGGCACTGGTCACCTTCCTGGTGACCGCCTCGGGCGTCTCGCTGGCCGGCATCGGCTCGGCGTTCTGGGGGCTGGTGGCCGGAGCCCTGTGCCTGCTGGTACTGCGGCCACGCCAGGCCGGCTGA
- a CDS encoding DUF2628 domain-containing protein: MQEAQWWYANGRQSSGPVDLAGLRQLQREGTVTARTLLWCEGMPSWRPLAELDQASTQVEVAPVLDIDAAPAAEGIAPSVGDPSDPYRAPVAAPETAAAAGLEGEMALYASVVGGNFPIYRQRWRLDQGIATGSGTWHWPAFLLGLIWMMYRKMYRLAAMWAGLLLLISVVETLLDVPDGLSLVITFALSITTGIFGNSWYLAHCQRLIAQARTVTGGDDTRLRSELTARGGTSVVATLIAIVIAVVLSTVGAALAG; encoded by the coding sequence ATGCAGGAAGCACAATGGTGGTACGCCAATGGCAGGCAGAGCAGTGGGCCGGTGGATCTGGCCGGTCTTCGCCAGCTGCAGCGGGAAGGGACGGTCACGGCGCGAACGCTGCTCTGGTGCGAGGGCATGCCCTCGTGGCGGCCGTTGGCGGAGCTGGATCAGGCCTCAACGCAGGTCGAGGTGGCTCCGGTCCTGGATATCGACGCAGCGCCCGCGGCTGAGGGCATCGCGCCGAGTGTCGGCGATCCGTCCGATCCCTATCGTGCACCGGTTGCGGCACCGGAGACGGCCGCGGCGGCTGGGCTGGAGGGCGAAATGGCCTTGTACGCCAGCGTGGTCGGTGGCAACTTCCCGATCTATCGCCAGCGCTGGCGGCTGGATCAGGGCATCGCCACGGGCAGTGGCACCTGGCACTGGCCGGCCTTCCTGCTCGGCCTGATCTGGATGATGTACCGCAAGATGTACCGCCTGGCGGCGATGTGGGCTGGCCTGCTGCTGCTGATCAGCGTGGTCGAGACCTTGCTGGATGTGCCGGATGGCCTGTCACTGGTCATCACCTTCGCGCTCAGCATCACCACCGGCATCTTTGGCAACAGCTGGTACCTGGCACACTGCCAGCGCCTGATCGCCCAGGCCCGTACCGTGACCGGCGGTGATGACACACGGCTGCGCAGCGAGCTGACTGCACGCGGCGGCACCAGCGTGGTCGCCACACTGATCGCCATCGTCATCGCGGTGGTGCTAAGTACGGTCGGCGCTGCATTGGCGGGTTAG